A single region of the Streptomyces sp. NBC_00236 genome encodes:
- a CDS encoding bifunctional riboflavin kinase/FAD synthetase codes for MQRWRGLEDIPQDWGRSVVTIGSYDGVHRGHQLIIGRAVERARELGVPSVVVTFDPHPSEVVRPGSHPPLLAPHHRRAELMAELGVDAVLILPFTTEFSKLAPADFIVKVLVDKLHAQLVIEGPNFRFGHKAAGNVQLLTEFGDTYDYRVEVIDLRVRGEAGGGEPFSSTLTRRLVAEGDVAGAAEILGRPHRVEGIVVRGAQRGRELGFPTANVETLPHTAIPADGVYAGWLHVDGEAMPAAISVGTNPQFDGTERTVEAYAIDRVGLDLYGLHVAVDFLAYVRGMLKFDSIDDLLVAMAADVKRCSELISAYGRG; via the coding sequence GTGCAGCGCTGGCGTGGCTTGGAGGACATCCCCCAGGACTGGGGACGCAGCGTCGTCACCATCGGCTCCTACGACGGGGTGCACCGCGGACACCAGCTGATCATCGGCCGGGCCGTCGAGCGGGCCCGCGAGCTGGGGGTGCCGTCCGTCGTCGTGACGTTCGACCCGCATCCCAGCGAGGTCGTCCGCCCCGGCAGCCATCCGCCGCTGCTCGCCCCGCACCACCGCCGTGCGGAACTGATGGCGGAGCTCGGCGTGGACGCCGTGCTGATCCTGCCGTTCACCACCGAGTTCTCGAAGCTCGCTCCGGCCGACTTCATCGTGAAGGTGCTCGTCGACAAGCTGCACGCCCAGCTGGTCATCGAGGGCCCCAACTTCCGGTTCGGTCACAAGGCCGCCGGGAACGTGCAGTTGCTCACCGAGTTCGGTGACACCTACGACTACCGCGTCGAGGTCATCGACCTGCGGGTGCGTGGCGAGGCCGGCGGCGGTGAGCCGTTCTCCTCGACCCTGACCCGGCGCCTGGTGGCCGAGGGGGACGTGGCCGGAGCCGCGGAGATCCTCGGCCGTCCGCACCGCGTGGAGGGCATCGTCGTCCGCGGGGCGCAGCGCGGGCGTGAACTCGGCTTCCCCACCGCGAACGTGGAGACCCTGCCGCACACCGCCATCCCGGCAGACGGCGTGTACGCGGGCTGGCTGCATGTGGACGGCGAGGCGATGCCCGCCGCGATCTCGGTCGGCACCAACCCGCAGTTCGACGGCACCGAGCGGACGGTGGAGGCGTACGCGATCGACCGCGTCGGCCTCGACCTGTACGGCCTGCACGTCGCCGTGGACTTCCTCGCGTACGTACGCGGCATGCTGAAGTTCGACTCGATCGACGATCTGCTCGTGGCGATGGCCGCCGATGTGAAGCGGTGCAGCGAGCTGATCTCCGCGTACGGCCGGGGCTGA
- a CDS encoding MFS transporter: MSIVANGPTVSSISARLERLPSSRWHIKVRTLIGTVTFFEAFDQLLTASALPVLTEQWKLSTGQGTMIVTSGSVGMLLGALVAGWLGDRIGRVNTVALGVAVTALASLAVALSPGVALFTLFRFVQGLGIGGVVPVAATYINEIARADHRGRFVLLYELIFPAGLATATLVASWVVPSFGWRVMFVIGALPVLLVVVLRRQVPESPRWLLSRGRVTEAEQVIARIEKDVANSTGAPLPEPGPATVVETSRGGLRDLFTGRYLRRTAVVSALWFVAYYVNHGIATWLPSLYTKEFGLDLRTALNYALLSNVTGLIGCLLVALVIDRVGRRVSLTVGLGGAAVALFALAVSGATSGGQVAMWASVSTLFVFATNVSLYLYTPELYPTRSRARGASFGGVWNRLGVILGPIVVGAIISSGAGLTMVFTQLGCMAALGAVIALFAVETKGKTLEELNS, translated from the coding sequence ATGTCAATCGTGGCCAACGGCCCCACGGTGAGCTCCATCTCGGCCCGGCTCGAACGCCTGCCGAGTTCCCGCTGGCACATCAAGGTCCGCACCCTCATCGGCACCGTCACGTTCTTCGAGGCGTTCGACCAGCTGCTGACCGCCTCCGCGCTGCCCGTCCTGACCGAACAGTGGAAGCTGAGCACCGGTCAGGGCACGATGATCGTCACCAGCGGCTCCGTCGGCATGCTGCTCGGCGCGCTCGTGGCCGGCTGGCTCGGCGACCGGATCGGCCGGGTGAACACCGTCGCGCTGGGCGTAGCCGTGACCGCGCTGGCCAGCCTCGCCGTCGCCCTCTCCCCCGGCGTCGCCCTCTTCACGCTCTTCCGGTTCGTTCAGGGCCTCGGCATCGGCGGTGTCGTGCCGGTCGCCGCCACGTACATCAACGAGATCGCCCGGGCGGATCACCGGGGCCGCTTCGTGCTGCTCTACGAACTCATCTTCCCGGCCGGCCTCGCCACGGCCACGCTCGTCGCGAGCTGGGTGGTGCCGAGCTTCGGCTGGCGGGTGATGTTCGTGATCGGCGCCCTGCCCGTTCTCCTCGTCGTCGTCCTGCGCCGCCAGGTGCCGGAGTCGCCCCGCTGGCTGCTCTCCCGGGGCCGGGTCACGGAGGCCGAACAGGTCATCGCCCGGATCGAGAAGGACGTGGCGAATTCGACCGGCGCCCCGCTCCCCGAACCCGGCCCGGCGACGGTCGTCGAGACCTCCCGGGGCGGGCTGCGGGATCTCTTCACGGGCCGCTACCTGCGGCGCACGGCCGTCGTGTCGGCGCTGTGGTTCGTCGCGTACTACGTCAACCACGGCATCGCCACCTGGCTGCCCTCGCTGTACACCAAGGAGTTCGGCCTGGATCTGCGCACCGCGCTCAACTACGCGCTGCTGAGCAATGTGACGGGCCTGATCGGCTGTCTGCTGGTCGCGCTCGTCATCGACCGGGTGGGACGCCGGGTCTCCCTGACCGTCGGTCTCGGCGGGGCTGCCGTCGCCCTGTTCGCGCTGGCCGTCTCCGGTGCCACGTCGGGCGGTCAGGTCGCGATGTGGGCCTCGGTCAGCACGCTCTTCGTCTTCGCCACCAACGTCAGCCTCTACCTCTACACGCCCGAGCTCTACCCGACCCGGAGCAGGGCGCGCGGAGCGTCGTTCGGCGGGGTGTGGAACCGGCTGGGAGTCATCCTGGGACCGATCGTGGTCGGCGCGATCATCAGCTCGGGCGCCGGTCTGACCATGGTCTTCACCCAGCTGGGCTGTATGGCGGCGCTGGGCGCGGTGATCGCGCTGTTCGCCGTGGAGACGAAGGGCAAGACGCTGGAGGAGCTGAACAGCTGA
- a CDS encoding xanthine dehydrogenase family protein molybdopterin-binding subunit, producing the protein MTSSRIGTTDRRGDAALKLTGGALYTADIRLPGMLHAKVLRSPHAHARLVSVDATKARALPGVHAVLTRDDLAGLDPVYGYYIKDQPVVAQDLVRYAGDVVAAVAADDEAVALRALELIEVVYEPLPAVPDIAAALAPDAPELFAEAPPGMLPPYGTGASAALRPRRNVCYEFRYETGPASVWDDCDHVFEDTFAFSRMNHFHLEPFVTVADVRGEEIEIWTSTQNPFPLRKELARVLRTPESRIHVHVPFVGGAFGAKHNCKTEPVAILLSRAAGRPVRYCLTTEEGFLTLSQHAAVLKVKTGVMADGTFVARESEVLLDAGAYSDGSPLVAEKAGYRMPGPYRWQHIRSSCACVMTTTTPAGPFRGFGATQATWASESQVDMIAERLGMDPYALRVKNLKDLGEPFVPGESGIDSDLVEGLDAVAGALGYHGRVRTPNRGMGLAIGFKDGGGVNKPAQARVKITATGSVYVSSGTVEIGQGASTALCQVAAEVLGVPLDRVRYAPVDTDVTPYDQGTNASSGMTVMGTAVLRAAQEARAKVLAFAAGQLDCAPDELTLRDWTVRRAGEAPVALPGLVAGVFGGTGYEFHGEGFFKAPLSHDAPLESPCLFWEVGWAGAEVEVDPETGKVTVLQLVASGDVGRAVNRLLCRGQDEGAAVMGLAQAMFEEMRYEDGALLNGEALDYRVPMAEDLPARFVSITQEQGHGPGPFGAKGAGEGAMVPVAAAVANAVHDATGARVTTLPLSPERVFDALRARTD; encoded by the coding sequence GTGACCTCCTCCCGTATCGGCACCACCGACCGCCGCGGCGACGCCGCGCTCAAGCTCACCGGCGGCGCGCTCTACACCGCCGACATCCGCCTGCCCGGCATGCTCCACGCCAAGGTGCTCCGCAGCCCGCACGCCCACGCCCGGCTGGTCTCGGTCGATGCCACGAAGGCGCGGGCGCTGCCGGGGGTCCATGCGGTCCTGACCCGGGACGACCTGGCCGGACTGGACCCCGTCTACGGCTACTACATCAAGGACCAACCGGTCGTGGCGCAGGATCTGGTGCGCTACGCGGGCGATGTGGTGGCGGCGGTGGCCGCCGACGACGAAGCGGTGGCGCTGCGTGCCCTGGAGCTGATCGAGGTGGTGTACGAACCGCTGCCGGCCGTCCCGGACATCGCGGCGGCCCTGGCACCGGACGCCCCCGAGCTCTTCGCCGAGGCCCCGCCCGGCATGCTCCCGCCGTACGGCACCGGCGCGTCAGCCGCGCTGCGGCCGCGCAGGAACGTCTGCTACGAATTCCGCTACGAGACCGGCCCGGCCTCGGTCTGGGACGACTGCGACCACGTCTTCGAGGACACGTTCGCCTTCTCCCGGATGAACCACTTCCACCTGGAGCCGTTCGTCACGGTCGCGGATGTGCGCGGCGAGGAGATCGAGATCTGGACGTCGACCCAGAACCCGTTCCCCCTGCGCAAGGAGCTCGCCCGGGTACTGCGGACCCCGGAGAGCCGGATCCATGTGCATGTGCCGTTCGTGGGCGGTGCTTTCGGGGCTAAGCACAACTGCAAGACCGAGCCGGTAGCGATCCTGCTGTCGCGGGCCGCGGGCCGTCCGGTGCGCTACTGCCTGACCACCGAGGAGGGCTTCCTCACCCTCAGCCAGCACGCTGCCGTACTGAAGGTGAAGACGGGCGTGATGGCCGACGGCACCTTCGTCGCCCGGGAGAGCGAGGTGCTGCTGGACGCGGGCGCGTACTCCGACGGCAGTCCGCTGGTGGCCGAGAAGGCCGGTTACCGGATGCCGGGCCCCTACCGCTGGCAGCACATCCGCTCCTCCTGCGCCTGCGTGATGACGACGACCACGCCGGCCGGGCCGTTCCGCGGTTTCGGGGCGACCCAGGCGACCTGGGCGAGCGAGAGCCAGGTCGACATGATCGCCGAGCGGCTCGGGATGGATCCGTACGCGTTGCGGGTGAAGAACCTCAAGGATCTCGGGGAGCCGTTCGTGCCCGGCGAGAGCGGGATCGACAGCGATCTCGTCGAAGGGCTCGACGCGGTGGCCGGCGCGCTGGGCTACCACGGCCGCGTACGCACACCGAACCGGGGCATGGGACTGGCCATCGGCTTCAAGGACGGCGGCGGGGTGAACAAGCCCGCGCAGGCCCGGGTGAAGATCACCGCCACCGGTTCCGTGTACGTCAGCTCCGGCACGGTCGAGATCGGGCAGGGCGCCTCCACCGCACTCTGCCAGGTCGCGGCCGAGGTGCTCGGCGTGCCTCTGGACCGGGTCCGCTACGCGCCGGTCGACACCGATGTCACGCCCTACGACCAGGGAACCAACGCCTCGTCCGGCATGACGGTGATGGGTACCGCGGTACTGCGGGCGGCGCAGGAGGCCCGGGCGAAGGTGCTCGCGTTCGCCGCCGGGCAGCTCGACTGCGCCCCGGACGAACTGACCCTGCGGGACTGGACGGTGCGGCGCGCCGGCGAGGCTCCCGTCGCACTGCCCGGTCTGGTGGCGGGCGTCTTCGGAGGGACGGGGTACGAGTTTCACGGCGAGGGGTTCTTCAAGGCACCGCTGTCCCACGACGCGCCTCTGGAGTCACCGTGCCTGTTCTGGGAGGTCGGCTGGGCGGGCGCCGAGGTCGAGGTCGACCCGGAGACCGGCAAGGTGACCGTCCTGCAGCTGGTGGCCAGCGGTGATGTCGGCCGCGCCGTCAACCGACTGCTCTGCCGGGGCCAGGACGAGGGCGCCGCCGTGATGGGCCTGGCCCAGGCGATGTTCGAGGAGATGCGGTACGAGGACGGCGCGCTGCTCAACGGTGAGGCGCTGGACTACCGGGTGCCGATGGCCGAGGACCTGCCCGCGCGGTTCGTCTCGATCACCCAGGAGCAGGGGCACGGGCCCGGCCCGTTCGGCGCCAAGGGGGCGGGTGAGGGCGCCATGGTCCCGGTGGCGGCCGCCGTCGCCAACGCGGTGCACGACGCCACGGGCGCCCGGGTGACCACCCTGCCGCTCTCCCCCGAGCGGGTCTTCGACGCGTTGCGGGCGCGTACGGACTGA
- a CDS encoding (2Fe-2S)-binding protein: MSHETPAGSPHGGLITVGFDIDGRPRTERIAPNTVLLDLLRERYGLSGVKASCERGVCGACTTLIDGIPTASCSVFAFGVDGRSLETIAGQAVDGELGPVQRAFAECGGFQCGYCTPGMIMLTTALLREHPDPDEETIRSWISSNVCRCTGYAMIIDSVRRAAALLRESAGSVGGEAGR; the protein is encoded by the coding sequence ATGAGTCACGAGACCCCGGCCGGTTCACCGCACGGCGGGCTGATCACCGTCGGCTTCGACATCGACGGACGGCCGCGCACCGAACGGATCGCACCGAACACCGTGCTGCTGGACCTGCTCCGCGAGCGGTACGGCCTGAGCGGCGTCAAGGCCTCCTGCGAGCGCGGCGTCTGCGGCGCCTGCACGACACTGATCGACGGCATCCCCACCGCCTCGTGCAGTGTCTTCGCCTTCGGCGTCGACGGCCGGAGCCTCGAGACCATAGCCGGACAGGCCGTGGACGGGGAACTCGGCCCGGTGCAGCGCGCCTTCGCCGAGTGCGGCGGATTCCAGTGCGGCTACTGCACCCCGGGCATGATCATGCTCACCACGGCCCTGCTCAGGGAGCACCCGGATCCGGACGAGGAGACGATCCGCTCCTGGATCTCCTCCAACGTGTGCCGCTGCACCGGATACGCCATGATCATCGACTCCGTCCGCCGGGCCGCCGCACTGCTCCGCGAGTCGGCCGGCTCCGTCGGCGGGGAGGCCGGCCGGTGA